The proteins below come from a single Burkholderia sp. FERM BP-3421 genomic window:
- a CDS encoding ABC transporter ATP-binding protein, with protein MSPPPETLLELRDVDFGYGDRLVLSNLNMRFGRGQVVAVMGGSGCGKTTVLRLIGGLVRARRGQVLFGGADIGAQSRDGLYALRRKMGMLFQFGALFTDMSVYENVAFALREHTDLPDALIHDLVLMKLNAVGLRGARDLMPSEVSGGMARRVALARAIALDPELMMYDEPFAGLDPISLGITANLIRTLNQALGATSILVTHDVPESFAIADYVYFLANGGVLAQGTPDELRASTDPSVRQFIDGTPDGPFRFHYMSQPLAADFGLGGGRE; from the coding sequence GTGAGCCCTCCTCCCGAGACCCTGCTTGAGCTTCGCGACGTCGATTTCGGCTACGGCGACCGTCTTGTCCTGTCGAACCTGAACATGCGTTTCGGACGCGGCCAGGTGGTCGCGGTCATGGGCGGCTCGGGCTGCGGCAAGACGACCGTGCTGCGGCTGATCGGCGGGCTCGTGCGCGCGCGCCGCGGGCAGGTGCTGTTCGGCGGCGCGGACATCGGCGCGCAGTCGCGCGACGGCCTGTACGCGCTGCGCCGCAAGATGGGCATGCTGTTCCAGTTCGGCGCGCTGTTCACCGACATGTCGGTCTACGAGAACGTCGCGTTCGCGCTGCGCGAGCATACCGACCTGCCGGACGCGCTGATTCACGACCTGGTGCTGATGAAGCTCAACGCGGTCGGGCTGCGCGGCGCGCGCGACCTGATGCCGTCCGAGGTGTCGGGCGGGATGGCGCGGCGCGTGGCGCTCGCGCGCGCGATCGCGCTCGATCCCGAGCTGATGATGTATGACGAGCCGTTCGCGGGCCTCGACCCGATCTCGCTCGGCATCACCGCGAACCTGATCCGCACGCTGAACCAGGCGCTCGGCGCGACCTCGATCCTCGTCACGCACGACGTGCCGGAATCGTTCGCGATCGCCGACTACGTCTATTTCCTCGCGAACGGCGGCGTGCTCGCCCAGGGCACGCCCGACGAGCTGCGCGCGTCGACCGACCCGAGCGTGCGCCAGTTCATCGACGGCACGCCGGACGGCCCGTTCCGGTTTCACTACATGAGCCAGCCGCTCGCGGCTGACTTCGGACTTGGCGGAGGGCGGGAATGA
- the mlaE gene encoding lipid asymmetry maintenance ABC transporter permease subunit MlaE, with amino-acid sequence MISAIGRFVIGGLGQAGYAARMFARLVLEFFPLLRRPRLVTKQIHFLGNYSFVIIAVSGLFVGFVLGLQGYYTLNRYGSEQALGLLVALSLVRELGPVVTALLFAGRAGTSLTAEIGLMKAGEQLTALEMMAVDPLKTVIAPRMWAGIITMPLLAAIFSAVGVMGGYVVGVILIGVDSGAFWSQMQGGVDVWNDVGNGVLKSVVFGFAVTFIALFQGYEAKPTPEGVSRATTKTVVYASLAVLGLDFLLTALMFS; translated from the coding sequence ATGATCAGCGCGATCGGACGTTTCGTGATCGGCGGCCTCGGCCAGGCAGGCTACGCGGCCCGCATGTTCGCGCGCCTCGTGCTCGAGTTCTTCCCGCTGCTGCGGCGGCCGCGGCTCGTCACGAAACAGATTCATTTCCTCGGTAATTATTCGTTCGTGATCATCGCCGTGTCGGGCCTGTTCGTCGGCTTCGTGCTCGGCCTGCAGGGCTACTACACGCTGAACCGCTACGGCTCCGAGCAGGCGCTCGGCCTGCTCGTCGCGCTGTCGCTCGTGCGCGAGCTGGGCCCCGTCGTGACCGCGCTGCTGTTCGCCGGGCGCGCGGGCACCTCGCTCACGGCCGAGATCGGCCTGATGAAGGCGGGCGAGCAACTGACCGCGCTCGAGATGATGGCGGTCGATCCGCTCAAGACCGTGATCGCGCCGCGCATGTGGGCCGGGATCATCACGATGCCGCTGCTGGCCGCGATCTTCAGCGCGGTCGGCGTGATGGGCGGCTACGTGGTCGGCGTGATCCTGATCGGCGTCGATTCCGGCGCGTTCTGGTCGCAGATGCAGGGCGGCGTCGACGTCTGGAACGACGTCGGCAACGGCGTATTGAAAAGTGTCGTATTCGGTTTCGCGGTGACCTTCATCGCGCTGTTTCAAGGTTACGAAGCGAAGCCGACGCCGGAAGGCGTGTCGCGCGCGACGACCAAGACCGTCGTGTACGCGTCGCTCGCCGTACTCGGCCTCGATTTCCTGCTGACTGCGCTGATGTTCAGCTAA
- the mlaD gene encoding outer membrane lipid asymmetry maintenance protein MlaD, with product MTMKKTALDFWVGLFVVLGFIALLFLALKVGNMSSLSFQATYPVKMKFDNIGGLKPRAAVKSAGVVVGRVGSIGFDTNTYQALVTIDLFQQYPFPKDSSAKILTSGLLGEQYIGLEPGGDTEILKAGDTITMTQSAIVLENLIGQFLYSKAADAGAGKPASGAAAPAASAPAGQ from the coding sequence ATGACGATGAAAAAGACTGCTCTCGACTTCTGGGTCGGCCTGTTCGTGGTGTTGGGTTTCATTGCGCTGCTGTTCCTCGCGCTGAAGGTCGGCAACATGAGCTCGCTGTCGTTCCAGGCGACCTATCCGGTGAAGATGAAGTTCGACAATATCGGCGGCCTCAAGCCGCGCGCGGCGGTGAAGAGCGCGGGCGTGGTGGTCGGCCGGGTCGGGTCGATCGGCTTCGATACCAACACCTACCAGGCGCTCGTGACGATCGACCTGTTCCAGCAGTATCCGTTTCCGAAGGATTCTTCCGCGAAGATCCTGACCTCCGGCCTGCTCGGCGAGCAGTACATCGGCCTGGAGCCGGGCGGCGACACCGAGATACTGAAGGCGGGCGACACGATCACGATGACCCAGTCCGCGATCGTGCTGGAGAACCTGATCGGCCAGTTCCTGTACAGCAAGGCGGCGGATGCCGGCGCGGGCAAGCCCGCGTCGGGCGCCGCCGCACCGGCCGCGTCCGCGCCGGCCGGCCAATAA
- a CDS encoding MlaA family lipoprotein, with translation MQTMRIRNALLATAAVAAMSGCATVQTPTKGDPFEGFNRSVYKFNDTIDTYGLKPVAQGYAWVVPQPVRESIANVFSNVGDVYIAANNLAQLKIADGVGDIMRVVINTVFGVGGLFDVASAAKLPKHSADFGTTLGHYGVPSGPYLVLPLLGPSTVRDTAGLAVDYLGNPLTYVKPDSVSWALFGVNLVNTRANLLGAGDVLNAAAIDKYSFVRNAYLQRRQALISGTNVQDYGSEALPKYDLPDDAAAPAAGAAAASGAGAPNPASATNVPAQQFVPPSPGGVRLPNILR, from the coding sequence ATGCAGACGATGCGCATCAGAAACGCACTGCTCGCGACGGCGGCCGTCGCGGCGATGAGCGGCTGTGCGACCGTGCAAACGCCGACCAAGGGCGACCCGTTCGAGGGCTTCAACCGGTCGGTCTACAAGTTCAACGACACCATCGACACCTATGGCCTCAAGCCGGTCGCGCAGGGTTATGCGTGGGTCGTGCCGCAGCCGGTGCGCGAGAGCATCGCGAACGTCTTCTCGAACGTGGGCGACGTCTACATCGCCGCGAACAACCTCGCGCAGCTGAAGATCGCCGACGGCGTCGGCGACATCATGCGGGTGGTGATCAACACGGTGTTCGGCGTCGGCGGCCTGTTCGACGTCGCGTCGGCCGCGAAGCTGCCGAAGCACAGCGCCGATTTCGGCACCACGCTCGGCCACTACGGCGTGCCGTCCGGCCCGTACCTGGTGCTGCCGCTGCTCGGCCCGAGCACGGTGCGCGACACGGCCGGCCTCGCGGTCGACTATCTCGGCAACCCGCTCACCTATGTGAAGCCCGACAGCGTAAGCTGGGCGCTGTTCGGCGTGAACCTCGTGAACACGCGCGCGAACCTGCTCGGCGCGGGCGACGTGCTGAACGCGGCGGCGATCGACAAGTACTCGTTCGTCCGCAACGCGTACCTGCAGCGCCGTCAGGCTCTGATCTCGGGCACCAACGTGCAGGACTACGGCAGCGAGGCGCTGCCCAAGTACGATCTGCCGGACGACGCCGCGGCGCCCGCCGCGGGCGCCGCGGCGGCCTCGGGCGCGGGCGCGCCGAATCCGGCGAGCGCGACCAACGTGCCGGCGCAGCAGTTCGTGCCGCCGTCGCCGGGCGGCGTGCGCCTGCCGAACATCCTGCGCTGA
- a CDS encoding MlaC/ttg2D family ABC transporter substrate-binding protein, with protein MKKIFLIPMFAAFFAFGGAAHAQVDQSNPQALIKTATQQVLDEVRAQAIKPGDINRVTAIVNRDILPYADFRRTTQIVMGRNWRTATAAQQQQIVEQFKILLIRTYSGALAQLKPDQQIQYPPFRADPADTDVVVRTVAMNNGQPVQIDYRLYKSAQGWRVYDLNVLGAWLIQTYQQQFNEKIQQSGVDGLIQFLTQRNEQLAAGKAS; from the coding sequence ATGAAGAAAATCTTTCTGATCCCCATGTTCGCCGCGTTCTTCGCGTTCGGCGGCGCCGCCCACGCGCAGGTCGACCAATCGAATCCGCAGGCCCTGATCAAGACCGCGACCCAGCAGGTGCTCGACGAAGTGCGCGCCCAGGCGATCAAGCCGGGCGACATCAACCGGGTGACGGCGATCGTCAACCGCGACATCCTGCCGTACGCCGACTTCCGCCGCACCACGCAGATCGTGATGGGCCGCAACTGGCGCACCGCGACGGCCGCGCAGCAGCAGCAGATCGTCGAGCAGTTCAAGATACTGCTGATCCGCACCTACTCGGGCGCGCTCGCCCAGCTGAAGCCGGACCAGCAGATCCAGTACCCGCCGTTCCGCGCCGATCCGGCCGACACCGACGTCGTGGTGCGCACGGTCGCGATGAACAACGGCCAGCCGGTCCAGATCGACTACCGGCTGTACAAGAGCGCGCAGGGCTGGCGCGTGTATGACCTGAACGTGCTCGGCGCGTGGCTGATCCAGACCTATCAGCAGCAGTTCAACGAGAAGATCCAGCAAAGCGGCGTGGACGGCCTGATCCAGTTCCTGACCCAGCGCAACGAGCAGCTGGCGGCGGGCAAGGCGTCGTGA
- a CDS encoding STAS domain-containing protein — protein MKSFNAGATLTHASATAALAQGLAQIDAGATVVDCAALAQFDSSALAVLLAWQRAARARGVALDILHLPPKLASLAQAYGIDTLLAERH, from the coding sequence GTGAAGTCCTTCAATGCCGGCGCGACGCTGACCCACGCGAGCGCGACCGCCGCGCTCGCGCAGGGGCTCGCGCAGATCGACGCGGGCGCCACCGTGGTCGACTGCGCGGCGCTCGCGCAATTCGACTCCTCCGCGCTCGCGGTGCTGCTCGCCTGGCAGCGCGCCGCGCGCGCGCGCGGCGTCGCGCTCGACATCCTTCATCTGCCGCCGAAGCTCGCGAGCCTCGCGCAGGCCTACGGCATCGACACGCTCCTCGCCGAGCGACATTGA
- a CDS encoding ABC transporter ATP-binding protein — protein sequence MSAIEIRHVKKRYKALQALKGVSLSVEEGEFFGLLGPNGAGKTTLISILAGLARADEGSVAVRGHDVVKDFRAARRALGVVPQELVFDPFFSVRETLRIQSGYFGLRRNDDWIDEVMANLDLTDKADANMRALSGGMKRRVLVAQALVHRPPVIVLDEPTAGVDVELRQTLWKFISRLNREGHTIVLTTHYLEEAEALCDRIAMLRRGEVVALERTAALLQRFAGLQLFLRLAQGALPAELRALEADGGAGTGGAPAQPGEHLLRLTSYDEVERILAQCRAAGCAFDEIEIRKADLEDVFVQVMNGAEVVEGLA from the coding sequence ATGTCAGCCATAGAAATCCGTCACGTCAAGAAGCGCTACAAGGCGCTTCAGGCGCTCAAGGGCGTCAGCCTGTCGGTCGAGGAAGGCGAATTCTTCGGCTTGCTCGGCCCCAACGGCGCCGGCAAGACCACCCTCATCAGCATACTCGCGGGCCTCGCGCGGGCCGACGAAGGCAGCGTCGCCGTCCGCGGCCACGATGTCGTCAAGGACTTCCGCGCCGCGCGCCGCGCGCTCGGCGTCGTGCCGCAGGAGCTCGTGTTCGATCCGTTCTTCTCGGTGCGCGAGACGCTGCGGATCCAGTCCGGCTACTTCGGGCTGCGCCGCAACGACGACTGGATCGACGAGGTGATGGCGAACCTCGATCTCACCGACAAGGCCGACGCGAACATGCGCGCGCTGTCGGGCGGCATGAAGCGGCGCGTGCTGGTCGCGCAGGCGCTCGTGCACCGTCCGCCCGTGATCGTGCTCGACGAGCCGACCGCGGGCGTCGACGTCGAGCTGCGGCAGACCTTGTGGAAATTCATCTCGCGCCTCAATCGCGAGGGCCACACGATCGTGCTGACCACGCACTACCTGGAAGAAGCCGAAGCGCTGTGCGACCGCATCGCGATGCTGCGGCGCGGCGAGGTGGTCGCGCTTGAGCGCACCGCGGCGCTGCTGCAGCGCTTCGCCGGGCTGCAGCTGTTCCTGCGCCTCGCGCAGGGCGCGCTGCCCGCCGAGCTGCGCGCGCTTGAGGCCGATGGGGGCGCGGGCACCGGCGGCGCGCCCGCCCAGCCGGGCGAGCACCTGCTGCGCCTGACGAGCTACGACGAGGTCGAGCGGATCCTCGCGCAATGCCGCGCGGCCGGCTGCGCGTTCGACGAGATCGAGATCCGCAAGGCCGACCTGGAGGATGTGTTCGTGCAGGTCATGAATGGGGCAGAAGTCGTCGAGGGATTGGCATGA
- a CDS encoding ABC transporter permease, translating into MSGFRTLFYKEILRFWKVSFQTVLAPVVTALLYLTIFGHALTGRVDVYPGVEYVSFLVPGLVMMSVLQNAFANSSSSLIQSKITGNLVFMLLPPLSYADIFGAYVLASVVRGLAVGAGVFVVTVWFIPMSFAAPLFIVAFALLGSAILGTLGLIAGIWAEKFDQLAAFQNFLIMPLTFLSGVFYSTHSLPPVWREVSRLNPFFYMIDGFRYGFFGIADVNPFASLAIVAGFFVLLALVAMRLLSTGYKLRH; encoded by the coding sequence ATGAGCGGGTTTCGCACGCTGTTCTACAAGGAAATCCTGCGGTTCTGGAAGGTGTCGTTCCAGACCGTGCTCGCGCCGGTCGTGACCGCGCTGCTGTACCTGACCATCTTCGGCCACGCGCTGACGGGCCGCGTCGACGTCTATCCGGGCGTCGAGTACGTGAGCTTTCTCGTGCCCGGCCTCGTGATGATGAGCGTGCTGCAGAACGCGTTCGCGAACAGCTCGTCGTCGCTGATCCAGTCGAAGATCACCGGCAACCTCGTGTTCATGCTGCTGCCGCCGCTGTCGTACGCCGACATCTTCGGCGCGTACGTGCTCGCCTCGGTCGTGCGCGGCCTCGCGGTGGGCGCGGGCGTGTTCGTCGTGACGGTGTGGTTCATCCCGATGAGCTTCGCGGCGCCGCTCTTCATCGTCGCGTTCGCGCTGCTCGGCTCGGCGATCCTCGGCACGCTCGGCCTGATCGCCGGGATCTGGGCCGAGAAGTTCGACCAGCTCGCCGCGTTCCAGAACTTCCTGATCATGCCGCTCACGTTCCTGTCGGGCGTGTTCTATTCGACTCATTCGCTGCCGCCCGTGTGGCGCGAGGTGTCGCGGCTCAACCCGTTCTTCTACATGATCGACGGCTTCCGCTACGGGTTCTTCGGCATCGCCGACGTCAATCCGTTCGCGAGCCTCGCGATCGTCGCCGGTTTCTTCGTGCTGCTCGCGCTCGTCGCGATGCGGCTCCTCTCGACCGGCTACAAACTGCGTCATTGA
- a CDS encoding BolA family protein, with product MLPTPEQVKQYIAGGLACTHLEVEGDGQHFFATIVSPAFEGKRPIQRHQLVYAALGDRMKQEIHALSMKTLTPAEWQNA from the coding sequence ATGTTGCCGACTCCCGAACAGGTCAAGCAATACATCGCAGGCGGGCTCGCCTGCACCCATCTGGAAGTCGAGGGCGACGGCCAGCATTTCTTCGCGACGATCGTCTCGCCCGCCTTCGAGGGCAAGCGGCCGATCCAGCGGCACCAGCTCGTCTACGCGGCGCTCGGCGACCGCATGAAGCAGGAAATCCACGCGCTCAGCATGAAGACGCTGACGCCCGCCGAATGGCAGAACGCATAA
- the murA gene encoding UDP-N-acetylglucosamine 1-carboxyvinyltransferase, translating to MQVTVNEHDAVERVATASPAGNREAQGHGMDKLVIEGGQRLHGEIAVSGAKNAALPILCAGLLSAEPVELDNVPNLQDVRTTLKLLGQMGMRTETDGARVRLDAGRVDSPVAPYELVKTMRASILVLGPLLARFGEAKVSLPGGCAIGARPVDQHIKGLQAMGAEISIEHGFIEARAKRLKGARIVTDMITVTGTENLLMAATLADGETVIENAAREPEVSDLAHLLVAMGARIDGIGTDRLVIRGVERLHGARHAVIPDRIEAGTFLCAVAAAGGDVTLTGVRPHILDAVIDKLREAGVTIVEGGDWLRVTMDRRPSAVTIRTSEYPAFPTDMQAQFMALNTIASGTAQVVETIFENRFMHVQELNRLGAHITVDGNTALVTGVDTLSGAKVMATDLRASASLVIAGLRAEGETLVDRIYHLDRGYDRMETKLTGVGAKVRRISGSDAS from the coding sequence GTGCAAGTCACCGTCAACGAACACGACGCCGTCGAGCGCGTCGCCACGGCAAGCCCGGCCGGCAATCGGGAAGCGCAGGGACATGGGATGGACAAGCTCGTGATCGAAGGCGGCCAGCGTCTGCACGGCGAGATCGCCGTGTCCGGCGCGAAGAACGCGGCGCTGCCGATTCTGTGCGCGGGGCTGCTGTCCGCGGAGCCGGTCGAACTCGACAACGTGCCTAATCTGCAGGACGTGCGCACCACGCTCAAGCTGCTCGGCCAGATGGGCATGCGCACCGAGACGGACGGCGCGCGGGTGCGGCTCGACGCGGGGCGCGTCGACAGCCCGGTCGCACCGTACGAACTGGTCAAGACGATGCGTGCGTCGATCCTGGTGCTCGGCCCGCTCCTCGCGCGCTTCGGCGAGGCGAAGGTGTCGCTGCCGGGCGGCTGCGCGATCGGCGCGCGGCCGGTCGACCAGCACATCAAGGGTCTGCAGGCGATGGGCGCCGAGATCAGCATCGAGCACGGCTTCATCGAGGCGCGCGCGAAGCGCCTGAAGGGCGCGCGGATCGTCACCGACATGATCACGGTGACCGGCACCGAGAACCTGCTGATGGCCGCCACCCTCGCCGACGGCGAGACGGTGATCGAGAACGCCGCGCGCGAGCCCGAGGTCAGCGACCTCGCGCACCTGCTGGTGGCGATGGGCGCGCGGATCGACGGGATTGGCACCGACCGGCTCGTGATCCGGGGTGTCGAGCGGCTGCACGGCGCGCGCCACGCGGTGATTCCCGACCGCATCGAGGCGGGCACGTTCCTGTGCGCGGTCGCGGCCGCGGGCGGCGACGTGACGCTGACGGGCGTGCGCCCGCACATCCTCGACGCGGTGATCGACAAGCTGCGCGAGGCCGGCGTGACGATAGTGGAAGGCGGCGACTGGCTGCGCGTGACGATGGACCGCCGCCCGTCGGCGGTGACCATCCGCACCTCCGAGTACCCGGCGTTCCCGACCGACATGCAGGCGCAGTTCATGGCGCTGAACACGATCGCGAGCGGCACCGCGCAGGTGGTCGAGACGATCTTCGAGAACCGTTTCATGCACGTGCAGGAACTGAACCGGCTCGGCGCGCACATCACGGTCGACGGCAACACCGCGCTCGTGACGGGCGTCGACACGCTGTCCGGCGCGAAGGTGATGGCGACCGACCTGCGCGCGTCGGCGAGCCTCGTGATCGCCGGGCTGCGCGCGGAAGGCGAGACCCTCGTCGACCGCATTTACCATCTCGACCGCGGCTACGACCGGATGGAGACGAAGCTGACGGGTGTCGGCGCGAAGGTGCGCCGGATTTCGGGGAGCGATGCATCATGA
- the hisG gene encoding ATP phosphoribosyltransferase, which translates to MNAPLTLALSKGRIFEETVPLLAAAGVQVAEDPETSRKLILPTTDPNLRVIIVRASDVPTYVEYGAADFGVAGKDVLIEHGGGGLYQPIDLDIARCRMSVAVQAGFDYANAVRQGARLRVATKYLNTAREHFAAKGVHVDLIKLYGSMELAPLVGLADAIVDLVSSGGTLRANNLVEVEEIMPISSRLVVNQAALKLRRAALKPFLDAFERASLRSGA; encoded by the coding sequence ATGAACGCACCGTTGACGCTGGCGCTCTCGAAAGGGCGTATCTTCGAGGAAACCGTGCCGCTGCTCGCGGCCGCGGGCGTGCAGGTGGCCGAGGATCCGGAAACCTCGCGCAAGCTGATCCTGCCGACCACCGATCCGAACCTGCGGGTGATCATCGTGCGCGCGTCCGACGTGCCGACCTATGTCGAGTACGGCGCGGCCGACTTCGGCGTGGCCGGCAAGGACGTGCTGATCGAGCACGGCGGTGGCGGGCTGTACCAGCCGATCGACCTCGACATCGCGCGCTGCCGGATGTCGGTGGCGGTGCAGGCCGGCTTCGACTACGCGAACGCGGTGCGGCAGGGCGCGCGGCTGCGGGTCGCGACCAAGTACCTGAACACCGCGCGCGAGCATTTCGCCGCGAAGGGAGTGCACGTCGACCTGATCAAGCTGTATGGTTCGATGGAGCTGGCGCCGCTCGTCGGCCTCGCCGATGCGATCGTCGACCTGGTCAGCTCGGGCGGCACGCTGCGGGCGAACAATCTGGTCGAGGTGGAGGAGATCATGCCGATCTCGTCGCGTCTCGTCGTGAATCAGGCTGCGCTGAAGCTCAGGCGCGCCGCGCTGAAACCGTTTCTCGACGCGTTCGAACGCGCGTCGCTGCGAAGCGGGGCCTGA
- the hisD gene encoding histidinol dehydrogenase yields the protein MSIKIRKLDSTKAGFDAELRAVLAFEASEDEAIERSVASILADVKSRGDDAVLEYTNRFDRLSAPSVAALELPREELEAALEALEPKRRAALEAAAARVRGYHEKQRIECGSHSWQYTEADGTVLGQKVTPLDRVGLYVPGGKAAYPSSVLMNAIPARVAGVGEIVMVVPTPEGVKNELVLAAASLGGVDRVFTIGGAQAVGALAYGTRTVPAVDKICGPGNAYVASAKRRVFGTVGIDMIAGPSEILVLCDGTTDPHWVAMDLFSQAEHDELAQSILLCPDEAFIARVEKAIAELLPTMPRQDVIRASLEGRGALIKVRDMAEACRIANDIAPEHLEISALEPQQWSQQIRHAGAIFLGRYTSESLGDYCAGPNHVLPTSRTARFSSPLGVYDFFKRSSLIEVSAEGAHTLGEIASELAYGEGLQAHAKSAEFRMRQGG from the coding sequence ATGTCTATCAAGATTCGCAAACTCGATTCGACGAAAGCGGGCTTCGATGCGGAGCTGCGCGCGGTGCTTGCGTTCGAGGCGAGCGAGGACGAGGCGATCGAGCGCTCGGTCGCGTCGATCCTGGCGGACGTGAAGTCGCGCGGCGACGACGCCGTGCTCGAGTACACGAACCGCTTCGATCGCCTGAGCGCGCCCAGCGTGGCCGCGCTCGAACTGCCGCGGGAAGAACTGGAGGCCGCGCTCGAGGCGCTGGAGCCGAAGCGCCGCGCGGCGCTCGAGGCGGCCGCCGCGCGCGTGCGCGGCTACCACGAGAAGCAGCGGATCGAGTGCGGCAGCCATAGCTGGCAGTACACCGAGGCCGACGGCACGGTGCTCGGCCAGAAGGTCACGCCGCTCGACCGCGTCGGCCTGTACGTGCCGGGCGGCAAGGCGGCCTATCCGTCGTCGGTGCTGATGAACGCGATTCCCGCGCGGGTCGCGGGCGTGGGCGAGATCGTGATGGTGGTGCCGACGCCCGAGGGCGTGAAGAACGAGCTGGTGCTCGCCGCGGCGAGCCTCGGCGGCGTCGACCGCGTGTTCACGATCGGCGGCGCGCAGGCGGTCGGCGCGCTCGCGTACGGCACCCGCACGGTGCCGGCCGTCGACAAGATCTGCGGCCCGGGCAACGCCTACGTCGCGTCGGCGAAGCGGCGCGTGTTCGGCACGGTCGGCATCGACATGATCGCGGGGCCGTCCGAGATCCTCGTGCTGTGCGACGGCACGACCGATCCGCACTGGGTCGCGATGGACCTGTTCTCGCAGGCCGAGCACGACGAACTGGCGCAGTCGATCCTGCTGTGCCCCGACGAGGCGTTCATCGCGCGCGTCGAGAAGGCGATCGCCGAGCTGCTGCCGACCATGCCGCGCCAGGACGTGATCCGCGCGTCGCTCGAAGGGCGGGGCGCGCTGATCAAGGTGCGCGACATGGCCGAAGCCTGCCGGATCGCGAACGACATTGCGCCGGAGCATCTGGAGATCTCCGCGCTCGAGCCGCAGCAATGGAGCCAGCAGATCCGCCATGCGGGCGCGATCTTCCTCGGCCGCTACACGAGCGAGAGCCTCGGCGACTACTGCGCGGGCCCGAACCACGTGCTGCCGACCTCGCGCACCGCGCGCTTTTCGTCGCCGCTCGGCGTGTACGACTTCTTCAAGCGTTCGAGCCTGATCGAGGTGAGCGCGGAAGGCGCGCACACGCTCGGCGAGATCGCGTCGGAACTCGCCTACGGAGAGGGGCTGCAGGCGCACGCGAAGAGCGCCGAGTTCCGCATGAGACAGGGCGGCTGA
- the hisC gene encoding histidinol-phosphate transaminase, which yields MTTPQDIIRPDVLAMTSYPVPDAQGFVKLDAMENPYPLPEALAAELGARLAQVALNRYPAPRPAALLDKLRATMRVPAGCELMLGNGSDELISLMSVACAKPGAKVLAPVPGFVMYEMSAKFAQLEFVGVPLKADLTLDVDAMLAALETHRPALVYLAYPNNPTGTLYADEDIERIVAAARSSLVVIDEAYQPFAQRSWMPRAAEFDNVVVMRTVSKLGLAGIRLGYLAGPPAWLTQFDKVRPPYNINVLTQAAAELLLDHVEVLDAQAAELRAERTRLAQAVGALSGATVFPSAGNFLLVRVPDAAAVFERLLTERILIKNVSKMHPLLANCVRLTVGSPEENARLLAALALALP from the coding sequence ATGACCACGCCACAAGACATCATCCGCCCCGACGTGCTCGCGATGACGAGCTACCCGGTTCCGGACGCGCAGGGCTTCGTGAAGCTCGACGCGATGGAGAACCCGTACCCGCTGCCCGAGGCGCTCGCGGCCGAGCTGGGCGCGCGCCTCGCGCAGGTCGCGCTGAACCGCTATCCGGCGCCGCGGCCCGCCGCGCTGCTCGACAAGCTGCGCGCGACGATGCGGGTGCCCGCCGGCTGCGAACTGATGCTTGGCAACGGTTCCGACGAGTTGATCAGCCTGATGTCGGTCGCCTGTGCGAAGCCGGGCGCGAAGGTGCTCGCGCCGGTGCCGGGCTTCGTCATGTACGAGATGTCGGCGAAGTTCGCGCAGCTCGAATTCGTCGGCGTGCCGCTCAAGGCCGACCTGACGCTCGACGTCGACGCGATGCTCGCGGCGCTCGAGACGCACCGGCCGGCGCTCGTCTACCTCGCGTATCCGAACAATCCGACCGGCACGCTGTACGCCGACGAGGACATCGAGCGCATCGTCGCGGCGGCGCGTTCGAGCCTTGTCGTGATCGACGAGGCCTACCAGCCGTTCGCGCAGCGCAGCTGGATGCCGCGCGCGGCCGAGTTCGACAACGTGGTCGTGATGCGCACGGTGTCGAAGCTCGGGCTCGCCGGGATTCGGCTCGGCTACCTGGCCGGCCCGCCCGCGTGGCTGACGCAGTTCGACAAGGTCCGCCCGCCCTACAACATCAACGTGCTGACCCAGGCGGCGGCCGAGCTGCTGCTCGACCACGTCGAGGTGCTCGACGCGCAGGCGGCCGAATTGCGCGCCGAGCGCACCCGGCTCGCGCAGGCGGTCGGCGCGCTGTCGGGCGCGACCGTGTTCCCGAGCGCCGGCAACTTCCTGCTGGTGCGGGTGCCGGACGCGGCGGCGGTGTTCGAGCGGCTGCTGACCGAGCGGATCCTGATCAAAAACGTGAGTAAAATGCACCCATTGTTGGCCAATTGCGTGCGTTTGACGGTTGGGTCTCCCGAGGAAAACGCCCGCCTGCTGGCCGCCCTGGCACTTGCGCTGCCCTGA